TTGAGCAACAAGGCGATCGCGGCCCGGCTGACGATCTCACCGCGCACAGTGGACGGTCACGTCGAGCGGATGCTGCGCAAGCTGGACTTCACCTCACGCACGCAGATCGCGTCCTGGGTTTCGGCGAGCAGCGCGGTGCAGTGATCGACGGTGACGGCGACCGCTCGTCCACCTCGAAGCCGGTGGCGCTGACGTTCTTGCTGTGACTTCGAGGCCGCCTCGGCCGGCGGTCGTCAGCTGATGTTGTTGCGGCGTTCGAGAAGAACGGTGTCGTGCCAGGCGCCGTCGCGCTGGGCGATGCGTTCGCGGATGCCGATGGTGCGGTAGCCGGCGGAGTGGTGCAGGGCGAGGCTGGCGCGGTTCTCCGTGAAGACCGAGGTTTGCAGGGTCCAGTAGCCGGCTTCGTCGAGTGCGATGACCTGCCGGCGGATGAGCGCCTTGCCGACACCCCGGCCGCGGTGGCCGTCCGCGACGTAGATCGACGTCTCGGCGACGCCCGAGTAGCACTCGCGGGTGGAGACCGGGGTGGCGGCGGCCCAGCCGACCACAGCGCCGTCGATCTCGGCCACCCACCGCTGCCCCGCGATCCATTTCGCGTCGAGGGTGGCGCGGCTGGGGACGGTGGTCTCGAAGGTGGCGATGCCGGTGTCCATGCCTTCGCCGTAGATGCGGCGGACCGCGGGCCAGTCGTCGTCGCGCAGGGCCCGGACGGTGACGTCTGCGGGCACGTCTTCCGGGCAGCACGGACGCGGCGCGAGCAGCCCCATGACCGCGTCGGCGGCGTGCGGGAGGCCGGCGCAGCAGGCCGCGTTGACCGTGACGATGGTGGCGGTGCCCTCCTTGCGGACCTGCACGAACCCGACGTCGGCGAGCTTGCGCACGTGGTGCGAGCACGTGGACTGGCTGATCCCGAGCAGCTCGGTCAGGGCGCCGACGGTGATCCCGCGGGGCGCGGTGGCCACCGCGTGCAGCAGCCGCACCCGGGTCGGCTCGGCCAGGCAGGCGAACCAGTCGGCGTAGGTGGCGGCTTCCCCGTCCGGCAGAACCTGGGCCTGGGGGTCCACAGTCGTCGTCATGCCCCCGAGTGTATCGACCCGAATCGATGGTTGCCTCGATCGACGCCGGTCGATAGAGTCTGCCGCAACGATGCTCAATCGAGCTGGATCGATGAAAGGGGTCGGGATGAGCGAGCTGCCCGTCGTGGTGGTGGGAGCCGGGCCGATCGGGCTCGCGGCCGCCGCCGAGTTGCTGGAGCGGGACCTGGAGCCGCTGGTGCTCGAACGCGGGCCGCAGGCGGGGGCGTCGGTGGCGCAGTGGAACCACGTGCGCTTGTTCTCGCCGTGGTCGGAACTGGTGGCCCCGGCGGCGGGTCGGCTGCTGGAGACCACCGGCTGGGAACGCCCCGCCGCCGACGGCTACCCGACGGGGCAGGAATGGGTCGCGCGTTACCTCGCCCCATTGGCGGCCGCGCTGGGCGATCGCGTCCGGCTCGGCGCCGAGGTGGTGGGCGTGGCCCGCCGCGGCCGGGACCGGGTGGTCGACCACGGGCGCGACACCGAGCCGCTGACGGTGCACGTCCGGCACACTGACGGCCGCGAGGAGCTGATCACCGCGCGGGCGGTGGTCGACGCATCGGGCACGTGGACCCATCCGAACCCGCTGGGCGGCGACGGTCTCCCGGCCCTGGGCGAGCGGGCCGCCGCGGACCGCATCACCTACCAGGTGCCGGATCTGCAGGACCCGACCGTGCGCGTCCGGTTCGCCGGCAAGCACGTCGCGGTCGCGGGCAGCGGGCACTCCGCGCTCACGGCGCTGGTCGCGCTCACCGGTGTGGAGGGGACGCGGATCAGCTGGATCCTGCGCCGCGGCTCGGTGGGCAACACCTTCGGCGGCGGCGAGGCCGACCAGCTGCCCGCTCGCGGCGCGCTCGGGCTGCGCGCCAAGGAGGCCGTGGAGTCGGGGCTCGTGCGGGTGGTCGCGGGGTTCCGCACCGAGGCGGTGGAGCGTGACGAGCAGGGGCTGCTGGTGTTGCGCTCACTGGACGGGGGAACCGTGGAGGGCGTGGACGAGGTCGTCGTGGCGACCGGGTTCCGGCCGGACCTGTCCTGGCTGTCGGAGCTACGGCTGGAGCTGGACGCGACGCTGCAGGCGCCGGTCGCGCTCGCGCCGCTGATCGACCCCAACGTGCACTCCTGCGGCACCGTGTACCCGCACGGCGCGAAGGAACTCGCGCACCCCGAGCCGAACGTGTACCTGGCCGGGATGAAGAGCTACGGCCGCGCACCCACGTTCCTCGCCATGACCGGGTACGAGCAGGTGCGCTCGATCGCCGCCGCACTGGCCGGGGACCACGAGGCAGCTGGGCGCGTGGAGCTGGTGCTGGCCGAGACCGGGGTGTGCGGCGGGGCGGGCCTGTTCGACGAGCCCGCGGCGGATGCGTCCTCGGGCGGGTGCTGCGGCGCCGCGGCCGAGCCGGAGCTGATTTCGCTGTCCGCGCCGCCGGCGGACCGCTGACGGCCGAGGTCTCCGCGCAGCCCGACTCGGTGCAGTGAAAGGGTTTCCTGTCATGCCCGACGCCGTTGTGATCGGCGGCGGCCAGGCCGGTCTCGCCTCGGTCCACGCCGTGCCCGTGGGCTCGAGCCCGTCCTGCTCGAGGCCGGTGACGAACCGGTCGGGTCCTGGCCGCACTACTTCGGCGTACCTGGCCCGGCGGCTGCTCACGCGGTGAAAGTGAGCTGCCGCCGGTGGAAGGCGAAATGCCGGGCCGGATACCGGTAGACGTCGGCCAGGGTCATGTAGGGCGTGAAGAACGGATCCCAGCGCACCGGGTAGTGCATACCGCGCGCGAGGTCGGCTTCGGCGGCGCGGTCGAGGCTGCGGTGCAGGGAAGCGACGATGCGGTCGAACCACCGGCCCATCCACCGCGGCCCGAGCAGGCCGCCGCCGCACGAGCCCAGGTAGTTCACGACGTCGAACGGCGCCGCCGCGGCATCGAGCGCCCGGGCGAACCCGCGGCTCACCGGATCCGGCAGACGCCCGACCACGCGCACCAGCAGCTGCAGAGCCCGCACGACCTGGTAGCCGAACAGCATGTGGAACAACAGTTGCCGGTTGGTCCAGCGGGTGCCGCGCGACGGCCGGCGCAGGTCGGCGGCCGTCGCGGCGGTCAGCAGCGCGTGGAAGGCGGCGCGGTCGCGTTCCCACTGCTCGTGCACCGCTCGCCGATCCATCGTCCGTCCCTTCCCGGCCCAGCGTGACACCGCCGCGTCTCAGCCGCAGCACCCACCGTCGGCAGAGCTCATGACCAGCGGCAGCTCCCGCCTGGCCACCGCCTCGTGGGGTTTGGTGGCACGGACGATCGCGGAGTGCATGTTCTCGGCGGCTTCGTGCGTCGGCGTGATCTCGATGGCGGTGAACCCGGCCCCGGCCAGCCCCTCCCGGTACTCCGCGAACGACAGCGCCCCCGCGATGCAGGCGGTGTACTCGCCGCGCTCTGCTCGCTCGCCGGCCGTCAACTGGTCTTCGGCGACGACATCGGAGATGCCGAGCCGCCCGCCGGGCTTGAGCACGCGGAACATCTCGGCGAACACCGCGGGCTTGTCGACCGACAGGTTGATCACACAGTTGGAGATGATCACGTCCACCCGGTTCGCCGGGAGCGGGATCGCCTCGATGTGCCCCTTGAGGAAATCGACGTTGGCCGCCCCGGCCTTCTCGGCGTTGGCCAGCGCCAGAGCCAGCATCTCCTCGGTCATGTCCAGCCCGTAGACCTTGCCGCCGGGCCCCACCCGCCGCGCGGACAGGAGGACGTCGATACCGCCGCCGGAGCCCAGGTCGAGCACCGTCTCCCCCGCCCGCAGCTCGGCCACGGCCAGCGGATTGCCGCAGCCCAGGCTCGCCAGCACCGCTTCCGTCGGCAACGACGACCGCTCCGTTTCGTCGTACCAGCCGCCGGTCAGATCGGGCATCTCGCTGGAGCATCCGCCGCCGCAACACGACGCCACCGCTCCCGCGCTCGCCCGCACCGCGGCCTCCGCGTAGCGCTCGCGCACCTGTTCACGCAGCTCCCGTGCCTGCTCACCCATCCCGAACACCTCCACACCCGAGGATCGATGCCTGTCGATGAAAACCGTGCTCCTCTGAATCGATGGACGTCAAGATAGAGGTTTGTTTAGATAGAGGAATGTCGAATCAGTTGCCGCTCGCGGAGGACGCCGCCTGTTGCTCGCCGCTCGTGCGCGAGCCCCTGTCCGAGCCGCAGGCCGCGGAGCTCGCCCGGGTGTTCAAGGCGGTCGGCGACCCGGTGCGGTTGCGGCTGCTGTCGCTGATCGCCTCGCACGACGGCGGTGAGGCGTGCGTGTGCGACCTGACCGGGGCGTTCGAGCTGACCGGCCCGACCATCTCGCACCACCTCAAGGTGCTGCGCGAGTCCGGGCTGGTCACCGGCGAGCGGCGGGGCACCTGGATCTACTACCGGGTCCAGCCGGAGACGCTGGCCCGCCTGTCCGCCGTCCTCACGCCGGCGGCGGTGACCGCGTGACCACCACCGGCGTCGCCGGCAGACTGTCCACCCTGGACCGCTTCCTGCCGGTGTGGATCGGCGCCGCGATGGTCCTCGGGTTGCTGGCCGGGCGCTGGATCCCCGGCCTGGAGACCGGGCTCGACGCCGTGGCCGTCGACGGCATCTCGCTGCCGATCGCGCTCGGTCTGCTGGTGATGATGTACCCGGTGCTGGCCAAGGTCCGCTACGACAGGCTGGGCTCGGTCACCCGCGACCGGAAACTGCTGTGGCCCTCGCTCGTGCTGAACTGGCTGATCGGCCCGGCGCTGATGTTCGCCCTCGCGTGGTTGCTGCTGCCGGACCTGCCCGAGTACCGCACCGGCCTGATCATCGTCGGCCTGGCCCGCTGCATCGCCATGGTCGTCATCTGGAACGACCTCGCCTGCGGCGACCGCGAGGCCGCCGCCGTGCTCGTCGCGCTCAACTCGGTGTTCCAGGTGATCATGTTCGGCGTGCTGGGCTGGTTCTACCTGTCGGCGCTGCCCGGGTGGCTCGGCCTGGACACCACGACGCTGAGCGTGTCCGGCTGGCAGATCGCGAAGAGCACGCTGATCTTCCTCGGCATCCCGCTCGTGGCCGGATACCTCACCCGCCGGCTCGGCGAGCGCGCCCGGGGGCGCGACTGGTACGAATCCCGGTTCCTGCCGCGCATCGGGCCGATCGCCCTGTACGGGCTGCTGTTCACCATCGTCGTGCTGTTCGCCCTGCAGGGCAACCAGATCACCAGCCGGCCGCTCGACGTCGCCCGCATCGCGCTGCCGCTGCTGGTCTACTTCGGACTCATGTGGGCCGGGTCCTACGCGCTGGGCACGGCGATCGGCCTGAACTACGAACGCACCACCACGCTCGCCTTCACCGCGGCGGGCAACAACTTCGAGCTCGCCATCGCCGTCGCCATCGCGACCTTCGGCGCCACCAGCGGCCAGGCCCTCGCCGGGGTCGTCGGCCCGCTGATCGAGGTGCCGGTGCTCGTCGCGCTCGTCTACGTCTCGCTCGCCCTGCGCCGCCGGTTCACCACAACGGAGATCGCCCGATGACCACACCCGAAGTCCTCTTCGTCTGCGTCCACAACGCCGGCCGCTCCCAGATGGCCGCCGCGCTGCTCGACCACCACGCCGCCGGGCGGGTCACCGTGCGCTCCGCCGGCTCCGCCCCCGCCGACACCATCATTCCGGCCGTCGTCGAAGCCATGCGCGAAATCGGCCTCGACCTGTCGAAGGAATTCCCCAAGCCGCTGACCACGGATGCCGTGCAGGCCGCCGACGTGGTGATCACCATGGGCTGCGGCGACGCCTGCCCGGTGTTCCCCGGCAAGCGCTACCTCGACTGGCAGCTCGAGGACCCGGCCGGCAAGGGCGTAGACGCCGTGCGACCCATCCGGGACGAGATCGACCGGCGCGTCCGGGCGCTGCTCACGGAATTGGTGAGCAGCTGATCAGCGGGAACGCCCGCGGAGGAGCTCCGCGGTCCGTGCGACCGCCGCCGCGCGCTCGCCGCGGTTGATCGCCAGCGCCCGGACCACCGGATCGTCCGGGCCGCGACGAGCCTCGATCTCGGCCATCCGCTCCTCGAACGAGACCGGCTCCCCCCACGGGCTGGTGCTCATGTCGCAGTACCACAACGCGT
The window above is part of the Amycolatopsis thermoflava N1165 genome. Proteins encoded here:
- a CDS encoding FAD-dependent oxidoreductase, which encodes MSELPVVVVGAGPIGLAAAAELLERDLEPLVLERGPQAGASVAQWNHVRLFSPWSELVAPAAGRLLETTGWERPAADGYPTGQEWVARYLAPLAAALGDRVRLGAEVVGVARRGRDRVVDHGRDTEPLTVHVRHTDGREELITARAVVDASGTWTHPNPLGGDGLPALGERAAADRITYQVPDLQDPTVRVRFAGKHVAVAGSGHSALTALVALTGVEGTRISWILRRGSVGNTFGGGEADQLPARGALGLRAKEAVESGLVRVVAGFRTEAVERDEQGLLVLRSLDGGTVEGVDEVVVATGFRPDLSWLSELRLELDATLQAPVALAPLIDPNVHSCGTVYPHGAKELAHPEPNVYLAGMKSYGRAPTFLAMTGYEQVRSIAAALAGDHEAAGRVELVLAETGVCGGAGLFDEPAADASSGGCCGAAAEPELISLSAPPADR
- a CDS encoding ArsR/SmtB family transcription factor, which produces MSNQLPLAEDAACCSPLVREPLSEPQAAELARVFKAVGDPVRLRLLSLIASHDGGEACVCDLTGAFELTGPTISHHLKVLRESGLVTGERRGTWIYYRVQPETLARLSAVLTPAAVTA
- the arsM gene encoding arsenite methyltransferase, with translation MGEQARELREQVRERYAEAAVRASAGAVASCCGGGCSSEMPDLTGGWYDETERSSLPTEAVLASLGCGNPLAVAELRAGETVLDLGSGGGIDVLLSARRVGPGGKVYGLDMTEEMLALALANAEKAGAANVDFLKGHIEAIPLPANRVDVIISNCVINLSVDKPAVFAEMFRVLKPGGRLGISDVVAEDQLTAGERAERGEYTACIAGALSFAEYREGLAGAGFTAIEITPTHEAAENMHSAIVRATKPHEAVARRELPLVMSSADGGCCG
- a CDS encoding helix-turn-helix domain-containing GNAT family N-acetyltransferase is translated as MTTTVDPQAQVLPDGEAATYADWFACLAEPTRVRLLHAVATAPRGITVGALTELLGISQSTCSHHVRKLADVGFVQVRKEGTATIVTVNAACCAGLPHAADAVMGLLAPRPCCPEDVPADVTVRALRDDDWPAVRRIYGEGMDTGIATFETTVPSRATLDAKWIAGQRWVAEIDGAVVGWAAATPVSTRECYSGVAETSIYVADGHRGRGVGKALIRRQVIALDEAGYWTLQTSVFTENRASLALHHSAGYRTIGIRERIAQRDGAWHDTVLLERRNNIS
- a CDS encoding DinB family protein gives rise to the protein MDRRAVHEQWERDRAAFHALLTAATAADLRRPSRGTRWTNRQLLFHMLFGYQVVRALQLLVRVVGRLPDPVSRGFARALDAAAAPFDVVNYLGSCGGGLLGPRWMGRWFDRIVASLHRSLDRAAEADLARGMHYPVRWDPFFTPYMTLADVYRYPARHFAFHRRQLTFTA
- the arsB gene encoding ACR3 family arsenite efflux transporter, with product MTTTGVAGRLSTLDRFLPVWIGAAMVLGLLAGRWIPGLETGLDAVAVDGISLPIALGLLVMMYPVLAKVRYDRLGSVTRDRKLLWPSLVLNWLIGPALMFALAWLLLPDLPEYRTGLIIVGLARCIAMVVIWNDLACGDREAAAVLVALNSVFQVIMFGVLGWFYLSALPGWLGLDTTTLSVSGWQIAKSTLIFLGIPLVAGYLTRRLGERARGRDWYESRFLPRIGPIALYGLLFTIVVLFALQGNQITSRPLDVARIALPLLVYFGLMWAGSYALGTAIGLNYERTTTLAFTAAGNNFELAIAVAIATFGATSGQALAGVVGPLIEVPVLVALVYVSLALRRRFTTTEIAR
- a CDS encoding arsenate reductase ArsC; translation: MTTPEVLFVCVHNAGRSQMAAALLDHHAAGRVTVRSAGSAPADTIIPAVVEAMREIGLDLSKEFPKPLTTDAVQAADVVITMGCGDACPVFPGKRYLDWQLEDPAGKGVDAVRPIRDEIDRRVRALLTELVSS